The DNA segment GGATACAATCGGTAATTTCATTAGCAATAGTGATAATTCTACTCATATTGAAGAAAATTCAGCTTCCTTGAATTCCGCTAAGGATAATGAAGACATTTCTGCCAATTTACCTGATCAATCTGAAATTGCTGAAGAGCAATCTGATCAGGTCAATTCTGTTTCGTCTTCAGATGAGAAGGTTGAAGCAGAAGTGAATAGCAATTCACATATATCTCAATCTTCAGATAGTACTGAGAAGACCGAGACTTTGCACGAGGATAATGCTGAATCGCAAGTCTCATCTGCGGCTGAAACGAATGTGGCTATTGTTGGGAATCAGGTCGTGATTAGAGCCAAAAAGGAAGAATCATGCTGGATGGAGATAATCGCGGATGAGTCTTCAGCAAGAAATGTTATATTAAAGGATGGTGAGAGTATAACATTGCCATATAGAAATTCATTACAGGTTAAGTTTGGTAATTCCAATGGAGTCACCATAACAAAGAATGGAAATGATTATCCGGTCGAGAGTTCGGATGGAAGAGTTCAGACAATTATTTTTTCTAAATAGTACCAGTTTGGAGTTCAGAGCTTATGGAATGCACTGATAAGGCTCTGATTTTAAGGACCGGAAAATTTAGGGAATATGATGTCTGGGTTCGGTATATCTCTGCATCAAGAGGTGTGCAGACGGCTTTTGCTTTTGGTGGAAGTCGCAGCAGAAAAAGGTTCGGCGGTTGTCTGGAACCTTTTTCTCATGTTGTTTTTAAAGTTGGAGCCAATAAAACCGGATCTTATCAGGTCTTGTCGGAAGGTAGTCTGATTAAAAGCTTTAACAGTCTTCGCAGTAATCACCGTAAAATCGGTCTTGCTGCCAACTGTGTCAAGTTTGTTGATTCTATAAATTTTGATAATGATTCTGCCAGACGCATATTTGAACTTCTTCTACAAACCCTTACAGTTATTGACGCAGAGGACCCTGATGACTTTTTCCCGCTTTTGTTCAGAACGAAAGTCGCTTTTGAGCAGGGATTCAAACCGGACTTTACAATTTGCGGTCGATGCGGCAAACCTCTTTTTGGGAATCACAACTATTCTTTTGATATAGAGAAGGGAGTTGCTCTTTGTGTTGAGTGTGACCCGGCCTTGAAAGGTTTTGCAGTCAGCTCATTCACTCTTAGAACTCTTTCCTGGATTCAGGATACTGATCCTGACCATTGGGCGCATCTTCATATACCCTCGGAAGTCAGAAGCGAGTGTTTTAAAGTTATGGATAGGTTTATGGCATACCACCTCGGGCTTGTGTGGGAAGAGGCCGGTTATCGCAGGGTATAAATGGTTTTATAAAGTTGTGTTTCTAGTTTTGATTGGTGCTTGAGACTAAGAACTTTATTGCATAGTTGATTAAATAAATTTTAGGTTTTTTCTGCTCTTACAGGGAAAACTGCTGGTACGAAATCTTTCCGTCAGATCTAGGGCCATTATCATGACCATCCATGATCGGGAAAAAATTATATTCAGATGTGAGGAAACTTGATGAACTTTCAAAGCATGATCCTGAATCTTCAAAAATTCTGGGCTGATTACGGTTGTTGCATGGTGCAGCCATTCGACATTGAAGTTGGAGCTGGAACATTCAACCCTTCAACTTTTTTCAGGGTTATCGGGCCGGAACCATGGAATACTGCCTATGTTGAACCTTCCCGCCGTCCAACTGACGGGCGTTACGGAGAGAATCCGAACAGGCTTCAGCATTACTTTCAGTTTCAGGTAATATTGAAACCTTCTCCGGAGAATGTTCAGGAACTTTATCTTAATAGTTTGAAAGTTCTTGGAATCAGAGCAGATGAGCACGATATACGTTTTGTTGAAGATGACTGGGAATCTCCTACTCTGGGGGCCTGGGGTCTTGGATGGGAAGTATGGCTTAATGGCATGGAAGTCACTCAGTTTACCTATTTCCAACAGGTTGGCGGTATTGACCTCAGTCCGGTATCCGTTGAGATTACTTATGGTCTTGAGCGGCTTGCCATGTACTTGCAGGGAAAAGAATCTGTTTATGATCTTATGTGGAATGATAAGGTAACTTACGGTCAGATCTTCCATAGAAATGAGGTTGAACAGTCTACTTATAATTTTGAAGTCAGCGATTCTGCCATGTTACTGGATCTTTTCAATAAGTATGAGGCTGAAAGTAAAAAAGTAGCAGAAGCTGGTCTTGCTATGCCTGCTTATGATTACTGTTTAAAATGTTCCCATACCTTCAATCTTCTGGATGCCAGAGGAGCTATTTCGATAACTGAACGTGCAGCTTATATAGGAAGAGTGCGGGCTCTTGCTTCCGCTGCGGCAAGACTTTATGCCGCTCAGCGCGAAGAAATGGGTTATCCAATGCTCAATAACAAATAAAAAACGGAAACTGTCATGGCAGATTTTATACTTGAAATTGGAATTGAGGAAATGCCCGCACGCTTTGTTCCGCGTCTGGGTGAAGATATAGAGAAAATTTTCAGAACCCTTTTAACTGATAAAATGATCGGTTTTGAGGATGTTAAGACGTATGCCACTCCACGTAGGCTCAGCGTTTTGGTCGCCGGTATGGATGCCGCTCAGAAGAAGGTAGAAGAAGAAGTTTCCGGCCCACCGGCACGGATAGCATACGATGCAGATGGAAAACCCACAAAAGCTTGTGAAGGTTTTGCAAGATCACAGGGCATTTCTTTAGACGATATTTATACAATTAATACTGATAAGGGTGAATATCTGGCAGCTAAAAAGACCATAGGCGGTTCCAATACTGTTGATATTTTACCTGAAATCTGCCTTAACGCTATCTCAAGCCTCAGCTTTCCTAAAAAAATGAAATGGGGAAGTCTTGATTTTCATTTTGGACGTCCGCTTCGCTGGCTGCTTTGTCTCTTCGGGGATACCGTTGTAGAGTTTGAGCTTGCTGGAATGAAGTCCGGTCGACTGACCT comes from the Maridesulfovibrio bastinii DSM 16055 genome and includes:
- a CDS encoding helix-turn-helix domain-containing protein — encoded protein: MNLKELGSRLKEERLRQGLSVAEVMEQTKISRRNILAIESGDECEMPHPVYAKGFVKIYSKTLGFDPEEFGEEFSKSCPIESEYDDMEVCQAVSNEYDEKQIISSIKEKKKSGFPVVLLIVIVIIAACGVAYYFNRDTIGNFISNSDNSTHIEENSASLNSAKDNEDISANLPDQSEIAEEQSDQVNSVSSSDEKVEAEVNSNSHISQSSDSTEKTETLHEDNAESQVSSAAETNVAIVGNQVVIRAKKEESCWMEIIADESSARNVILKDGESITLPYRNSLQVKFGNSNGVTITKNGNDYPVESSDGRVQTIIFSK
- the recO gene encoding DNA repair protein RecO, giving the protein MECTDKALILRTGKFREYDVWVRYISASRGVQTAFAFGGSRSRKRFGGCLEPFSHVVFKVGANKTGSYQVLSEGSLIKSFNSLRSNHRKIGLAANCVKFVDSINFDNDSARRIFELLLQTLTVIDAEDPDDFFPLLFRTKVAFEQGFKPDFTICGRCGKPLFGNHNYSFDIEKGVALCVECDPALKGFAVSSFTLRTLSWIQDTDPDHWAHLHIPSEVRSECFKVMDRFMAYHLGLVWEEAGYRRV
- the glyQ gene encoding glycine--tRNA ligase subunit alpha encodes the protein MNFQSMILNLQKFWADYGCCMVQPFDIEVGAGTFNPSTFFRVIGPEPWNTAYVEPSRRPTDGRYGENPNRLQHYFQFQVILKPSPENVQELYLNSLKVLGIRADEHDIRFVEDDWESPTLGAWGLGWEVWLNGMEVTQFTYFQQVGGIDLSPVSVEITYGLERLAMYLQGKESVYDLMWNDKVTYGQIFHRNEVEQSTYNFEVSDSAMLLDLFNKYEAESKKVAEAGLAMPAYDYCLKCSHTFNLLDARGAISITERAAYIGRVRALASAAARLYAAQREEMGYPMLNNK